One Desulforhopalus sp. DNA segment encodes these proteins:
- the sthA gene encoding Si-specific NAD(P)(+) transhydrogenase — protein MTAPYYDFIIIGTGPAGLAAAMTAAKAGKKILVLEKEGSLGGVCVNTGTFPSKTLREAVLYLTGHLKRKVFADESCVTQDSEISMEKLKQRLYNVRIEEQAIITCQLERNGITLIRGSARFLDAHTIIVKSLAAGREIEARGERIIIATGSSPRNPPEVPFDHETILDSTSILTIKHIPESMIIVGGGVIGSEYATIFAALGVKVTLLDRGDKLLKFLDHEITRELQNNFPGGNINYINNCGNFRIEKCPPGAMITLADGKIFAAECLFFALGREANTMGLDIDRAGVRLNEHHYIEVNELYQTSAANIYAVGDVVGWPSLASTSIIQGRLAALNGLKTRAESFPQIFPFGIYTIPEISYVGITEEEAIARDYKIVVGRCHYHELPRGQISGEREGMLKMIVHRDTREILGVHIIGGGATEVIHIAQMALLYNAKVDVFIDNIFNFPTYSEALKIAALAASNSIKYGENQEDETCRRSK, from the coding sequence ATGACTGCACCATACTACGATTTCATCATCATCGGCACCGGTCCCGCCGGACTGGCAGCGGCAATGACCGCCGCCAAGGCCGGCAAGAAGATCCTGGTCCTGGAAAAGGAAGGCTCCCTCGGCGGCGTCTGCGTCAATACCGGCACCTTTCCCAGTAAGACCCTGCGCGAGGCGGTGCTCTACCTCACCGGCCACCTGAAACGCAAGGTCTTCGCGGATGAGTCCTGCGTTACCCAGGATTCGGAAATCTCCATGGAGAAGCTTAAGCAGCGTCTCTATAATGTGCGGATTGAGGAGCAGGCGATCATCACCTGCCAGCTCGAACGCAATGGCATTACCCTGATCCGCGGCTCGGCCCGCTTTCTCGATGCCCACACCATCATCGTCAAGAGTCTGGCCGCCGGCCGGGAGATCGAGGCAAGGGGCGAGCGGATCATCATCGCCACCGGCTCAAGTCCCCGTAATCCGCCGGAGGTCCCCTTTGATCACGAAACCATTCTCGACTCGACCTCGATCCTCACCATCAAACACATTCCGGAAAGCATGATCATCGTCGGCGGCGGGGTTATCGGTTCCGAGTACGCCACAATCTTTGCCGCCCTCGGGGTCAAGGTCACCCTCCTCGACCGGGGCGACAAGCTGCTGAAGTTTCTCGACCACGAAATCACCCGCGAACTGCAGAACAACTTCCCCGGCGGCAACATCAACTATATCAATAATTGCGGAAACTTCCGCATCGAAAAGTGCCCGCCCGGCGCTATGATAACCCTTGCCGATGGAAAGATTTTTGCCGCCGAATGCCTGTTTTTCGCCCTCGGCCGCGAGGCCAATACGATGGGTCTCGATATCGACCGGGCCGGCGTGCGCCTCAATGAGCACCACTATATCGAGGTCAACGAACTGTACCAGACCTCGGCGGCGAATATCTACGCGGTGGGCGATGTGGTCGGATGGCCGAGCCTTGCCTCCACCTCGATCATCCAGGGCCGTCTGGCGGCACTGAACGGCCTGAAGACCCGCGCCGAGTCGTTTCCGCAGATCTTTCCCTTCGGCATCTATACCATCCCGGAGATCTCCTATGTCGGCATCACCGAGGAGGAGGCCATCGCCCGCGACTACAAGATCGTCGTCGGCCGCTGTCACTACCACGAACTGCCGCGCGGCCAGATCTCCGGCGAACGTGAGGGCATGCTGAAGATGATCGTCCACCGCGATACCCGGGAGATCCTTGGTGTGCATATCATCGGCGGCGGGGCGACCGAGGTCATCCATATCGCCCAGATGGCCCTGTTGTACAACGCCAAGGTCGATGTCTTTATCGACAATATCTTTAATTTTCCGACCTATTCCGAGGCCCTGAAAATTGCCGCCCTCGCTGCCTCGAACAGTATCAAATACGGTGAAAACCAGGAAGACGAGACCTGCCGGAGAAGCAAATGA
- a CDS encoding TIGR04282 family arsenosugar biosynthesis glycosyltransferase, with protein MTNCDVLLLFTRYPDPGHTKTRLIPELGAAGAARLQKLLTERVVGQARTLNEKGGIASIVHYSGGSRDKMAAWLGPMSYETQAEGDLGLRMQTAFASAFAGGAKRAVLIGSDIPDLTAALLAEAFTALRSAEVVIGPSRDGGYYLIGMQAEAAHRLYPLLFNEMIWSTAEVFTKTIRRLASAAISPTVLATLRDIDTPEDLDFARAKGLL; from the coding sequence ATGACCAATTGCGACGTCTTGCTCCTCTTCACCCGCTACCCCGATCCCGGACACACCAAGACCCGGCTGATCCCGGAGCTTGGCGCGGCCGGTGCCGCCCGCCTGCAGAAACTGCTTACTGAGCGAGTTGTCGGCCAGGCGAGAACCCTCAATGAAAAAGGCGGCATTGCCAGCATCGTTCATTACAGCGGTGGCAGCCGGGACAAAATGGCTGCCTGGCTGGGACCGATGAGTTATGAAACCCAGGCAGAAGGCGACCTCGGCCTGCGGATGCAAACCGCCTTCGCCAGTGCCTTTGCCGGCGGAGCGAAAAGAGCGGTGCTCATCGGCAGCGATATCCCGGATCTCACCGCCGCCTTGCTTGCCGAGGCCTTCACTGCCCTGCGGAGCGCCGAGGTGGTAATCGGCCCCAGCCGGGACGGCGGCTATTACCTGATCGGCATGCAAGCCGAAGCCGCCCATCGCCTCTATCCCCTCCTCTTTAACGAAATGATCTGGTCTACCGCCGAGGTCTTTACCAAAACCATCAGGCGCCTGGCAAGTGCCGCAATCTCCCCGACGGTTCTTGCCACCCTCCGCGATATCGACACCCCGGAGGACCTGGACTTTGCCCGGGCCAAGGGCCTCCTCTAA
- a CDS encoding GGDEF domain-containing protein, with protein MAKQTDTIEIEELIKKQINLPSPPAIAVKILNVVQEAEFSLKDLERILSADPALVSKLLRVANSAVYSLPNKIGNINRALSILGTNLVKNIALSFIIAEELRGRAGSTFDFDYFWRRSVTAAVAAELVMGMTNKKDANIFVTGLLQDVGVLVLHLTKGKEYDDVLKNCIISSDVRINTSEQQHFRYDHQQVGSMLLHNWGLPESVTAPTRFHHEPEHAPSDFRQTALVLQIANMLSAICNGRASTALLLEIKEKLATSLNIDPERSHELLDDVARKSIDILEIFEVDPGKIKPYSLILQEANEELGRLNFSYEQLLLALKEEKSKSERFAEELRLANAKLEQIAFRDGLTNLHNHRSFQDILQREMARTKRYGHPLSLVLFDIDYFKDVNDTHGHPAGDQVLINLANTISSAVRPNDIVARYGGEEFAVILPETDRIGMRIFAERLRHCVATITTVTNSGSIQITISCGGIQYAQGDTLTQQELLEAADRGLYLSKRNGRNRVTIITIDKKGQETAS; from the coding sequence ATGGCCAAACAAACAGACACCATTGAGATAGAGGAGCTGATCAAAAAGCAGATCAATCTGCCATCGCCACCGGCAATTGCGGTAAAAATCCTCAATGTAGTGCAAGAAGCTGAATTTTCACTGAAAGACCTTGAAAGAATCCTTTCCGCCGACCCAGCCCTGGTCAGTAAACTGTTGCGCGTTGCCAACTCGGCAGTCTATTCCCTGCCCAACAAGATCGGCAACATCAATCGAGCGCTTTCGATACTTGGAACCAATCTGGTAAAAAATATCGCCTTATCCTTTATCATTGCCGAAGAACTCCGCGGTCGCGCCGGCTCCACCTTCGATTTTGACTATTTCTGGAGAAGATCCGTCACCGCCGCGGTGGCTGCCGAGCTGGTGATGGGGATGACCAATAAAAAAGATGCCAACATTTTCGTGACTGGCCTGCTCCAGGACGTTGGGGTCTTGGTCCTGCACCTCACCAAGGGCAAAGAATACGATGATGTCTTGAAAAACTGCATCATCAGCAGTGATGTACGTATCAACACCAGCGAACAGCAGCATTTCCGCTATGACCATCAGCAGGTTGGCAGCATGCTTCTGCACAACTGGGGTCTTCCTGAATCGGTAACGGCGCCGACACGCTTCCATCATGAGCCCGAGCATGCCCCCAGCGATTTCCGACAAACCGCTCTGGTGCTGCAAATTGCCAATATGTTGTCGGCCATCTGCAATGGCCGGGCATCGACCGCCCTGCTCCTGGAAATCAAGGAAAAGCTGGCGACATCGTTAAATATAGACCCGGAGCGAAGCCACGAGCTTCTCGACGATGTTGCGAGAAAAAGCATCGATATTCTAGAGATATTTGAAGTCGATCCGGGAAAGATAAAACCATATTCGCTGATCCTCCAAGAGGCCAATGAGGAACTCGGCCGGTTGAATTTCTCCTATGAGCAATTGCTTCTGGCCCTCAAGGAGGAAAAATCCAAATCAGAACGATTCGCCGAGGAGCTTCGCCTGGCGAACGCCAAGCTCGAACAGATTGCCTTCCGCGACGGCCTGACCAACCTGCATAATCATCGATCTTTTCAAGATATCCTGCAAAGAGAAATGGCCCGTACCAAGCGTTATGGCCACCCCCTCAGCCTGGTGTTATTTGATATCGATTATTTCAAGGACGTCAACGATACCCACGGCCATCCGGCGGGGGATCAGGTCTTGATCAATCTCGCCAATACCATCAGCAGTGCGGTGCGTCCCAACGATATTGTCGCCAGGTACGGCGGAGAGGAGTTCGCGGTCATCCTGCCGGAAACTGATCGCATCGGCATGCGCATCTTTGCCGAGCGATTGCGGCATTGCGTAGCCACCATCACCACGGTTACCAACAGCGGATCAATCCAGATCACCATCAGCTGCGGCGGCATCCAATATGCTCAAGGCGATACCCTGACCCAACAGGAACTTCTTGAAGCGGCCGACCGGGGTCTGTACCTGTCAAAAAGAAATGGCCGCAACCGGGTGACCATCATAACCATTGATAAAAAGGGCCAGGAAACGGCGAGCTAG
- a CDS encoding TetR/AcrR family transcriptional regulator: MVQKREHTEIRQQQIIDAAAILIFKYGSEHLTVRRIAAEVGISEAAIYRHFKSKKSIISFLLTHIEEVLLTDISSQAVANEPITLEIIEKVIGTHFSMISRRKGISFQVIAEIISLGDKKLNKQASLMIDKYISRLKELLTDGVRDGAVRPDIDLDASATLLFGVIQGLVSIWSLSEGKFPLLEKYTALWQVYREAVAPR; encoded by the coding sequence TTGGTACAAAAGAGAGAACACACCGAAATACGACAACAGCAGATCATCGATGCTGCCGCAATCTTGATTTTCAAATACGGCAGCGAGCACCTGACAGTAAGAAGGATAGCAGCGGAGGTCGGCATTTCTGAAGCAGCCATCTATCGGCATTTCAAGAGTAAAAAAAGCATCATTTCTTTTCTGCTCACCCATATCGAGGAAGTGCTCCTGACGGACATCTCTTCACAGGCCGTGGCCAACGAGCCGATAACCCTTGAAATCATAGAGAAAGTTATAGGGACTCACTTTTCCATGATCAGTAGGCGTAAAGGAATCTCATTTCAGGTTATCGCCGAGATTATCAGTCTCGGCGATAAAAAGCTGAACAAACAAGCCTCGCTAATGATTGACAAATACATCTCCCGCTTGAAAGAACTCCTCACCGATGGTGTCCGTGACGGCGCTGTCCGCCCGGATATAGACCTTGATGCCTCGGCAACCTTGCTCTTCGGTGTCATCCAAGGCTTAGTAAGCATTTGGTCCCTGAGCGAGGGCAAGTTCCCGCTGCTTGAAAAATACACCGCCCTCTGGCAGGTTTACCGCGAAGCCGTAGCCCCCCGGTAA
- the nhaD gene encoding sodium:proton antiporter NhaD → MLTALVVVFILAYAAIALEHPLKVNKSASALIGAGLLWTIYALLGGDHHLVSENLKESVAATAQIVFFLMGAMTIVEVIDAHNGFHVITSRIKTTKITSLLWLVGFVTFFLSAILDNLTTTIVMISLMKKLLDRHDDRLFFAGIIVVAANAGGAWSPIGDVTTTMLWIGGQITSLAIIEGVFLPSLACLVVPLLFLNFTLRGKEVISPVVVDDGSDIKTSPFEQNLMFFMGIGCLVAVPVFKTITHLPPFMGILFGVGILWLVGEIIHRNKEDEYKEHLTLVSALKHIDMSSIVFFIGILLAVATLEHTHILTSLAKWLDATFGRQDVIVTLIGLLSAIVDNVPLVAASMGMYDMATYPTDSFLWEFMAYCAGTGGSILIIGSAAGVAAMGLEKIHFFWYAKKIGALAALGYFSGIFVYIVQFKLTHG, encoded by the coding sequence ATGTTAACCGCGTTGGTAGTTGTTTTTATTCTCGCCTATGCAGCTATTGCCCTTGAGCACCCGCTCAAGGTCAATAAATCAGCATCGGCACTCATAGGCGCCGGTCTGCTGTGGACGATCTACGCCCTTTTGGGTGGCGATCACCATCTGGTGTCGGAAAATCTTAAGGAATCGGTGGCGGCAACAGCCCAGATTGTCTTTTTTTTGATGGGCGCCATGACCATCGTCGAGGTGATTGATGCCCACAATGGCTTTCATGTCATTACCTCTCGGATCAAGACAACCAAGATAACCTCACTGCTGTGGCTGGTAGGTTTCGTTACCTTTTTTCTCAGTGCCATTCTGGATAATCTGACTACTACTATCGTCATGATCTCTTTGATGAAAAAGCTTCTTGATCGACACGATGACCGGTTGTTTTTTGCCGGGATCATTGTCGTTGCCGCCAATGCCGGCGGGGCCTGGTCGCCAATCGGAGACGTTACCACGACCATGTTGTGGATAGGTGGTCAGATCACCTCGCTTGCCATCATCGAGGGGGTATTCTTGCCTTCCCTGGCCTGCCTGGTTGTTCCGTTGTTATTTTTGAATTTTACCTTGCGGGGAAAAGAGGTCATCAGTCCGGTTGTAGTTGATGACGGCAGTGATATCAAAACCAGCCCCTTTGAACAAAATCTGATGTTTTTCATGGGCATCGGTTGTCTGGTTGCCGTGCCGGTATTTAAGACCATCACCCACCTTCCGCCTTTTATGGGCATTCTTTTTGGTGTGGGTATTCTTTGGCTGGTTGGTGAAATAATTCATCGCAACAAAGAAGACGAGTATAAAGAACACCTTACCCTGGTGTCAGCCCTTAAGCATATCGACATGAGCAGCATTGTGTTCTTTATCGGTATCCTTCTCGCCGTTGCCACTCTTGAACATACCCATATCCTTACCTCCCTTGCCAAGTGGCTTGATGCAACCTTCGGAAGACAGGATGTAATTGTCACTTTAATCGGATTGCTCAGTGCCATCGTTGACAATGTGCCCTTGGTCGCTGCGTCAATGGGGATGTACGACATGGCTACCTACCCGACCGATAGCTTCCTTTGGGAATTCATGGCCTATTGTGCCGGAACTGGTGGTTCAATTCTGATCATTGGTTCTGCCGCCGGTGTTGCCGCCATGGGCCTCGAAAAGATCCATTTCTTCTGGTACGCCAAGAAGATCGGCGCCCTTGCCGCTCTTGGCTATTTCTCGGGCATTTTTGTCTATATCGTGCAGTTCAAGTTAACGCACGGTTGA
- a CDS encoding response regulator: MDKELKAKVLLVDDEEDFLATLAERLENRGLKVNTVTSGELAVEKVEQEGFDLIVLDLAMPGMDGLEALKRIKAKQPDAEIIILSGQGSIKTSIEAMKLGAEDFMEKPVNMSELLDKISNAKDKRLLVLESKSIKEIEKILHTKGW; this comes from the coding sequence ATGGACAAAGAGCTGAAGGCCAAGGTGCTGCTGGTAGACGATGAGGAAGATTTCCTGGCGACCCTGGCCGAGCGACTGGAGAACCGGGGCCTGAAGGTCAATACCGTCACCAGTGGTGAACTGGCCGTGGAGAAGGTGGAGCAGGAGGGCTTTGATCTTATTGTCCTTGATCTGGCGATGCCGGGCATGGACGGCCTTGAGGCCTTGAAACGGATCAAGGCGAAACAGCCGGACGCAGAGATCATTATTCTCAGCGGCCAGGGCTCGATCAAGACCAGCATTGAGGCGATGAAGCTTGGTGCGGAAGACTTTATGGAAAAGCCGGTCAATATGTCTGAATTGCTCGACAAGATAAGCAATGCCAAGGATAAGCGGCTGTTGGTCCTTGAGTCAAAGAGCATCAAGGAAATCGAGAAGATTCTCCATACTAAGGGTTGGTAA
- a CDS encoding CBS domain-containing protein — MSTENQTVRDIMLPLTGFPCMKESGTVQEAIRQLRSFCPIGSTGPCGFSELMVVDEKGGLVGRVSQQGILKVLFATLLEPVDIKRFEGKTAEFSDLSTLLDGVLIKEGVHHLNSALTAVIEKNIRVLPATSDLLHAMAVMVICKETVLPVEENGKLVGVVKLAEVFGALGDKLIAMNGK, encoded by the coding sequence GTGAGCACAGAAAACCAGACGGTACGCGACATCATGTTACCCCTCACTGGCTTTCCCTGTATGAAGGAGAGCGGAACGGTTCAGGAAGCCATTCGCCAGCTCCGGTCGTTTTGTCCCATCGGCAGCACCGGCCCCTGCGGCTTTAGTGAGCTGATGGTTGTTGACGAAAAAGGAGGTTTGGTCGGCCGGGTAAGCCAGCAGGGCATCCTCAAGGTACTTTTCGCAACCTTGCTGGAACCGGTGGACATCAAACGATTCGAAGGCAAGACCGCCGAATTCAGTGATCTTTCGACCCTGCTTGACGGGGTGTTGATTAAAGAGGGCGTCCATCATCTGAACTCTGCCCTGACCGCGGTCATTGAAAAAAACATCAGGGTGCTGCCGGCGACTTCCGATCTTCTCCACGCCATGGCGGTCATGGTTATCTGCAAGGAAACGGTGTTGCCGGTTGAGGAGAACGGCAAATTGGTCGGTGTGGTCAAGCTTGCCGAGGTCTTCGGGGCTCTCGGCGATAAACTCATAGCTATGAACGGCAAATAG
- a CDS encoding response regulator has translation MGKTRKIKVLVVDNERGFAATLAERMRLRNMEAESVNSGEEALAACACFFPDVIVLDMQMPEMSGLDVLSQVKILDPSIEVILLTGHGSLELGITGMELGAFDYIIKPVDLALLMEKIVEANTMRRSKK, from the coding sequence TTGGGCAAGACACGGAAAATAAAGGTTTTGGTCGTAGACAATGAGAGGGGATTTGCGGCAACTCTGGCCGAACGCATGCGTTTGCGAAATATGGAGGCGGAAAGCGTCAATTCCGGCGAGGAGGCGCTGGCCGCATGCGCTTGTTTTTTCCCTGATGTTATAGTCCTTGATATGCAGATGCCTGAAATGAGTGGTCTCGACGTGTTGTCACAAGTGAAGATTTTAGATCCCAGTATAGAGGTAATCCTCTTGACCGGCCACGGTTCCCTGGAACTCGGCATCACCGGTATGGAACTGGGGGCCTTTGACTATATCATAAAGCCAGTGGATCTAGCCCTGCTCATGGAAAAGATTGTCGAAGCGAATACAATGAGGAGATCGAAAAAATAA
- a CDS encoding ankyrin repeat domain-containing protein → MMAKYLRRRFLVFLAICSSLACMGQALADAGADDINAELITAAFLGNLEQVQRLLEKGANVNAKRDNGITALMGASLEGHTEIVEVLLAKGADVNAKNNILGSGYTACDYASRKDHQDIVKLLVRAGAFYEEKERIDPFRKEKVATETENHPVSRSNRRD, encoded by the coding sequence ATGATGGCAAAATACCTGCGTAGACGTTTTCTGGTATTCCTGGCAATTTGCAGCTCATTGGCCTGTATGGGCCAGGCCTTGGCTGATGCCGGGGCCGATGACATAAACGCGGAATTGATCACGGCAGCATTTCTCGGCAATTTGGAACAGGTTCAGCGACTCTTGGAAAAAGGCGCCAATGTTAATGCGAAGAGGGATAACGGCATAACCGCCCTGATGGGCGCCTCCCTTGAGGGCCACACCGAGATCGTCGAGGTGCTTCTCGCCAAAGGTGCCGATGTTAATGCAAAAAATAACATACTCGGCAGCGGCTACACCGCCTGTGATTATGCCTCCCGGAAAGACCACCAGGACATCGTCAAACTGCTTGTCAGGGCTGGCGCTTTCTATGAGGAAAAGGAAAGGATCGATCCCTTCCGCAAGGAGAAAGTCGCGACCGAAACAGAAAATCATCCAGTGTCGCGAAGCAACAGAAGAGACTAG
- a CDS encoding spore maturation protein produces MLNAIWIGFFLTAFLAALLQFVINGQQDIFAALVKSSFDSAKTAFEISLGLTGVMCLWLGVMRIGEKAGFLDLLARWLSPLFARIFPEVPKDHPALGSITMNMAANMLGLDNAATPMGIKAMQELQELNPDKDTASNAQIMFLVINASSVTILPVTIFTYRAQMGAADPTDVFVPILMATYCSTLAGFLFVAVAQRIRLGGAVLAWLAGLTLLVGGLAAWFMRLPAEDLARQSSLLSNLLLLGLIAAFLIGAVVKRVNAYEAFIEGAKDGFHTAVTIIPYLVAMLVAIGMLRASGALDMLMNGVRILITSLGLDPAWVNGLPTMLMKPLSGSGARGMMVETMKTFGPDSFAGHLASVVQGCTETTFYVLAVYFGAVGIKRVRYAVAGGLVADLAGMVVAVLATYVFFGR; encoded by the coding sequence ATGCTTAACGCCATCTGGATCGGTTTTTTCCTGACCGCTTTCCTTGCCGCCCTGCTGCAGTTTGTGATCAACGGCCAGCAGGATATCTTTGCCGCTCTGGTCAAGTCAAGTTTTGACAGTGCCAAGACCGCCTTTGAGATTTCCCTGGGCTTAACCGGCGTCATGTGTCTATGGCTTGGAGTTATGCGCATCGGGGAAAAGGCGGGCTTTCTCGATCTCCTGGCCAGGTGGCTTTCCCCCCTCTTCGCCCGGATTTTTCCTGAGGTGCCGAAAGACCACCCGGCCCTTGGCTCGATCACCATGAACATGGCCGCCAACATGCTGGGGCTCGATAACGCCGCGACACCCATGGGCATCAAGGCCATGCAGGAACTGCAGGAACTGAACCCGGATAAGGACACCGCCAGTAACGCCCAGATCATGTTCCTGGTGATCAACGCCTCGTCGGTGACCATCCTGCCGGTGACCATCTTCACCTACCGGGCGCAGATGGGAGCAGCCGACCCAACCGATGTCTTCGTGCCGATCCTCATGGCCACTTATTGTTCGACGCTGGCCGGTTTTCTCTTTGTGGCTGTGGCCCAGCGTATCCGGTTGGGTGGCGCGGTGCTTGCCTGGCTTGCCGGTCTGACTTTGCTGGTCGGCGGCCTGGCGGCCTGGTTTATGCGCCTGCCGGCAGAGGACCTGGCAAGGCAGTCATCCCTGCTCAGCAACCTGCTGCTCCTCGGGCTTATCGCCGCCTTTCTCATTGGCGCCGTGGTAAAACGGGTGAACGCCTATGAGGCCTTCATCGAGGGGGCAAAAGATGGATTTCACACCGCGGTGACCATTATCCCCTATCTGGTGGCGATGCTGGTGGCCATCGGCATGCTGCGCGCCAGCGGCGCCCTGGACATGTTGATGAATGGGGTGAGAATTCTGATAACGTCTCTTGGCCTGGACCCGGCCTGGGTAAACGGATTGCCGACCATGCTGATGAAGCCGCTCTCCGGCAGCGGCGCCAGGGGGATGATGGTGGAAACCATGAAGACCTTCGGGCCGGACAGCTTCGCCGGCCATCTGGCCTCGGTGGTCCAGGGGTGCACCGAAACCACATTTTACGTCCTCGCCGTTTATTTCGGCGCCGTCGGCATCAAACGCGTACGCTATGCCGTGGCCGGCGGGCTGGTCGCCGACCTGGCCGGGATGGTAGTGGCGGTGCTCGCCACCTATGTGTTTTTTGGCAGGTAA
- a CDS encoding peptidylprolyl isomerase produces MTKAKMGDRVSVHYTGKLADGSIFDSTAGEEPMVFTLGEDELIDGFEEGILNMSAGEKKTVILPPEKAYGERDEEMLIEVPLAEMPPEFEFAVGDELELTDENDEPMVVTVYQINDDSVILDGNPPLAGETLTFELELVAIG; encoded by the coding sequence ATGACCAAAGCAAAAATGGGAGACAGGGTGTCGGTCCATTATACCGGCAAACTGGCAGATGGCAGTATTTTCGATTCAACTGCCGGCGAAGAACCGATGGTCTTCACCCTCGGAGAAGACGAACTTATTGACGGCTTTGAAGAAGGCATCCTGAATATGTCGGCAGGCGAAAAGAAAACCGTCATTCTCCCACCGGAAAAGGCCTATGGCGAGAGGGATGAGGAGATGCTGATCGAAGTCCCTCTGGCAGAGATGCCGCCGGAATTCGAGTTTGCAGTGGGCGATGAACTTGAACTAACCGACGAGAATGACGAGCCGATGGTTGTTACCGTGTATCAGATCAACGACGATTCCGTTATCCTTGATGGCAATCCCCCTCTTGCCGGTGAAACCCTTACCTTTGAGCTTGAGCTGGTAGCAATCGGCTGA
- a CDS encoding diguanylate cyclase codes for MNLIIMQATSQNVPPSRHSHPARQKGRSGVIRAIPATLVFLASVAGLSMLAWFASGFLAKEHEVKLLERERIMASTTAETISANLGRNLAQLHSIPMVLASEPSLVRTLSRFGPDIQPSALPQEIRRKIWQADPDFMALTQRFQNLIHQADVSQVWITNAAADCFVSAGFPEEVTATGVNYVKRHYFQEAKQGRNSSQFAVGATTNIPGLFFSSPIKADGHFLGVVVVKIELPKLAPLVATANTFITDENGAIILTKDPELFLQTVPGATVTQLPADALDNRYRRQSFKPVDLKLATGNEAAGLVYWQGSHYPHVMVNKNLPGEGLQIHVLRSLDQLAQIHRDRLGLFFLLSLTGFLLISLAAAAIAYLRRSKEVRTKLTALANTDTLTGCGNRRSFLTALEFGWKCAVRYGTTFSVISLDLDHFKQINDRFGHSGGDQVLCHLVGIASKALRPCDKFGRVGGEEFAILLPQTPQAGAMAVAERILAEVRKSPVQIGAQQCSYTFSAGTAEWREGEKSSDDILHRADLALYQAKDAGRNRVQGGT; via the coding sequence TTGAACCTCATTATTATGCAAGCCACCTCGCAAAACGTACCGCCTTCCCGGCATTCTCACCCGGCCAGGCAGAAAGGCCGCTCCGGTGTCATCCGGGCAATACCTGCCACCCTGGTTTTCCTGGCGAGTGTTGCCGGTTTGTCGATGCTTGCCTGGTTTGCCTCGGGCTTCCTGGCCAAGGAGCACGAGGTCAAGCTCCTTGAACGTGAGCGTATAATGGCCAGCACCACCGCCGAAACTATCAGCGCTAACCTGGGCCGAAACCTTGCCCAGCTGCATAGCATCCCCATGGTCCTCGCCAGCGAGCCCTCCCTGGTAAGGACCCTTTCCCGTTTCGGTCCCGATATCCAGCCGTCGGCTTTACCCCAGGAGATACGACGCAAGATATGGCAGGCGGACCCCGATTTTATGGCATTAACCCAACGTTTTCAGAATCTTATACATCAAGCGGATGTCAGCCAGGTCTGGATCACCAATGCCGCAGCCGACTGCTTTGTCTCAGCAGGATTTCCTGAAGAAGTAACGGCAACGGGGGTCAATTATGTCAAGCGGCATTATTTCCAGGAGGCGAAACAGGGAAGAAACAGCAGCCAGTTTGCCGTTGGTGCAACAACCAATATCCCCGGCCTGTTTTTTTCTTCACCGATCAAGGCCGATGGGCATTTTCTCGGGGTAGTGGTGGTCAAAATTGAATTGCCCAAACTGGCTCCGCTGGTTGCTACCGCCAACACCTTTATCACCGATGAAAATGGTGCTATCATTCTCACCAAGGATCCGGAATTATTTCTACAAACTGTGCCGGGTGCCACTGTGACGCAACTGCCGGCGGATGCCCTCGACAATCGCTACCGGCGGCAGTCCTTCAAACCCGTCGACCTGAAGCTTGCGACCGGCAACGAAGCCGCCGGTCTTGTTTATTGGCAGGGCAGCCATTACCCCCATGTGATGGTAAATAAGAATCTTCCCGGAGAGGGTTTACAAATTCATGTATTGCGCTCCCTTGATCAGCTTGCCCAAATCCACCGTGATCGCTTGGGATTGTTTTTCCTCCTCTCATTGACAGGCTTCCTGCTCATATCTCTGGCCGCAGCCGCAATAGCCTATCTGCGGCGCAGCAAAGAAGTTCGTACCAAACTGACTGCACTCGCAAACACCGACACATTAACGGGATGCGGCAATCGACGGAGCTTTCTCACGGCACTTGAATTTGGCTGGAAATGCGCGGTTCGTTATGGCACCACCTTCAGCGTCATCAGCCTCGACCTGGACCACTTTAAACAGATAAACGACCGCTTTGGCCATTCCGGTGGCGACCAGGTGCTGTGTCATTTGGTCGGTATCGCCAGCAAGGCCCTCCGGCCCTGCGACAAGTTCGGGCGGGTCGGCGGCGAGGAATTTGCCATACTGCTGCCGCAAACACCTCAGGCTGGGGCGATGGCAGTGGCAGAGCGCATCCTCGCCGAAGTCAGAAAATCGCCGGTGCAAATCGGTGCCCAGCAATGCTCCTACACCTTCAGCGCCGGAACGGCCGAGTGGCGGGAGGGGGAGAAATCCAGTGACGACATCCTCCACCGTGCGGACCTGGCCCTCTATCAGGCAAAGGATGCGGGAAGAAACAGGGTACAGGGCGGGACGTGA